The following proteins come from a genomic window of Mycobacterium sp. DL:
- a CDS encoding YceI family protein produces the protein MTTATSQLSTGTWAIDPVHSSVGFSVRHLVVSKVRGEFETFSGAITIAEDGTPSVQAEVSVESINTRNEQRDGHLKSTDFFDAEKYPLATFTSTAVRADGDGYAVDGDFTLKGITRPVTLNLEFNGVNPGMGHGEVAGFEASVVLNRKDFGITLDMPLETGGSVVGDKVTITLEIEALKQA, from the coding sequence ATGACCACCGCCACCAGCCAACTGTCCACCGGCACCTGGGCCATCGACCCCGTGCACTCCTCGGTCGGCTTCTCGGTACGCCACCTCGTCGTCAGCAAGGTCCGAGGCGAGTTCGAGACCTTCAGCGGCGCGATCACCATCGCCGAGGACGGCACGCCGTCGGTGCAGGCCGAGGTTTCCGTCGAGTCGATCAACACCCGCAACGAGCAGCGCGACGGGCATCTCAAGTCCACGGACTTCTTCGACGCCGAGAAGTACCCGCTGGCGACTTTCACCTCCACCGCGGTCCGCGCAGACGGCGACGGCTACGCCGTCGACGGCGACTTCACCCTCAAGGGCATCACCCGGCCCGTGACCTTGAACCTGGAGTTCAACGGCGTCAACCCCGGCATGGGCCACGGTGAGGTCGCCGGCTTCGAGGCCTCGGTCGTGCTCAATCGCAAGGACTTCGGCATCACCCTCGACATGCCGCTGGAGACCGGTGGTTCGGTCGTCGGCGACAAGGTGACCATCACGC
- a CDS encoding glycoside hydrolase family 16 protein has translation MNSAELDERFTRLDPTIWTASYLPAWSSRTAAAATYETGPGGLDLSIPPSQPLWCPDLHDGPLRVSAIHSANRSGPVGSTDAPQPFREGLVVREAQPTVLGFVPHFGSISVTCSAHLTPRSMCSAWMVGLEDEPERCGEICLMEVFGDSIVDGRASVGQGIHRFRDPALREDFSADPREIDIEESHTYAVRWRRGSVEFTIDGVTTRTADQAPDYPMMLILGLFDFPDRPGDPGDVPHLRVAQVTGSDLS, from the coding sequence GTGAACAGCGCGGAACTCGACGAGCGATTCACCCGTCTCGACCCCACGATCTGGACGGCGTCCTACCTGCCGGCGTGGAGTTCCCGAACCGCAGCCGCGGCGACGTACGAGACCGGACCTGGCGGCCTCGACCTGTCGATTCCACCGTCACAGCCCCTGTGGTGCCCCGACCTGCACGACGGGCCTCTGCGGGTGTCCGCCATCCACAGCGCCAACCGATCTGGCCCCGTCGGCTCCACCGACGCGCCGCAACCGTTCCGCGAGGGGTTGGTGGTGCGTGAGGCGCAACCCACTGTCCTCGGTTTTGTCCCGCACTTCGGCAGCATCTCCGTCACCTGTTCGGCGCACCTGACTCCACGCTCGATGTGCTCGGCGTGGATGGTCGGCCTCGAGGACGAACCCGAGCGGTGCGGCGAGATCTGTCTTATGGAGGTGTTCGGCGACTCGATCGTCGACGGTCGCGCCTCGGTGGGCCAGGGTATCCACCGGTTCCGTGATCCTGCACTGCGCGAAGATTTCTCGGCCGACCCGCGCGAGATCGACATCGAAGAGTCGCACACCTATGCCGTCCGCTGGCGGCGGGGATCGGTCGAGTTCACCATCGACGGGGTTACGACCCGCACCGCCGACCAGGCGCCCGACTACCCGATGATGCTGATTCTCGGGCTGTTCGACTTCCCGGACCGCCCCGGCGATCCCGGCGATGTGCCCCACCTGCGGGTGGCGCAGGTGACGGGCTCCGATCTCTCGTAG